The sequence TGGTGCCGCAACCTATTTCTTGTCAATTTGGCCCGTATTTTCCAATAAGAATGATGAGCTACTAATCTAATCTTTCTGTTAAATAAGCTGTTCCGAATTACTTTTCCCTCGATTTTAATTCTCAACCTCACTTACAAATTCATATAATCATATAATATTGATTATCGTAGACTAGCTAACAATGGATCATGTATGGCACCTGCTCcgccatttgaaaagaaaagagaGCTTGGTCTGCCGTTTGAGTTAAGATGGGAGCATATACAACACTCGAATTGTTGTTTGATCACATAGTCTCTCACCCATTTGAAAATCACATAGTCTTTGCTCTTATTAATATTAatataaattttttattaattatctGATCCACATAAGAACTTAAACTACATTAGAAATCAAATACGTAATGAAGTAATGTAAACTGAAATATTTAGAGTGTTGGGACCAAAATCTTCAGTAGATTCTTTCACGGAAATGCCCACATCCAGTCTAGAATCACTCGTAAGAGAACATCTTTAGAAACGGAAACTTGGATTCTCCTTCAGTTTTACCATCGCCATAGTAGCCACCATCTCGACGAATGCTCCAAAAACAATCTTCGTTACAACGTTGGTGCCAGTCTCTGGTTGGAGAGTAAGCTGTGAACTTTTCTTCGTACCCTCTATTTGAGTGACCATCACCTTTTGTTGCATCTTTCCAACTTGATTCACAAACAAATTTAGTTGTCTCCCAAACATTAACACTGAATCTCCATTGGAAATTTTGTTTGTAATATAATATCTGCTCACCCAGATCATCTTCACTTGACCGGCAATGGATAATTAAAGTTATATTCGGACCTATATCATTTTGCAGAGTGACAGTTTTTTTGCTCCAAATAGTTTTAATACCCTCAACTGTCTGCGCTTGgaataaagataaaacaagaaGTGTATTTAAGAAGATGGCAGTAGCAGATCCCAAAACTAAAATCGATGATTTTGACATTATTACTATGGGAAGCAGCCTTGGAATGATAACTAGGTCTTAAGAAATTTGTTATTGCTTTATTGATCATTGATGGTGTTTTATAGTTTTAACTTTAAGAACATATGACAACATATTCCTTAATCGGAGGAATCTAATTTATATCAAATTGATTGTAAAAGGTTGGAAAACAATTTCTTTCTATGTTGGGTTTGTAAATATAGTACTAATCCACGATAAAAAAGGATAAAATTACTCTATGATACATTCATTAAATCTGTAAACAGATTCATAAATGTGTAGTTTTACAAATTTCACAAAGGTAACTTTATCATATGCCTGTCCCCGTAAGTGGTATACTGAGAAAGAAAATAGCGTGTTACTTTATATACTCCTAGAAATACTAGTGATACCCCTTTATTTGTGTACCTCTAAGCTAATCTACCTACCCATCAAAAGCATTTGGTTTTTTGTACCCCGGTTAATTACCGATATTTTTGGTCTTCTATAAATTTAGATTAAATTTTCTGGTCTCTATCTTCTCAACGGTGCTGCTAGGGTTCTTGGAGCATTTCCAAGataaatgtttttcttttttaaaaaacatTCCTTTTAAGTTATTTTATCACAATAAAACCAGTTTGACACAAAAAGGATCCCAAAGGAATATGTCTCGCCATATCAAAAGATTTTGGAAAAACAGTGAATTTATTACAAATCATCCTTCCATTTCTGATTGTGAATATATTAAGCTTAAATTTAATCAAGGGATCCATTCTGATTTTGTTTCCTTAGTAATTTACCAAAATAATATCAATATAAGAAATTTCGTACAATTAATTTGGCATAAATCAGATTCCAATCAAGGCATGTTTTTCCAATTATTCTACGTACATGCAAGTTCACTGAGGTTAAAAATCAGATTCTTTCTAACATTATCAcctattttttttatgaaatgcaAAGCATACAAATACTCCTTCCATATCTGACTGTGGAGATATTAAGTCAAAATTTGATCAAGGGATCCATCATGATATTTTGTTTCCTTCAGTAATTTGTCAAAATAATATCAATATAAGAAATTTCGCACAATTAATCTGACATAAATCAAATTCCAATTAAGGCATGATTTTCCATATATGCTACGTATATGCCTCCTATAGCATTTATCACCTAATTTTTGTTCCGGTATTCAAAATACACAACTTTAGTTGACCAGAAGACAAACTCTCATTGAAGTTATAAATCAGAGTCTCCCAGTTTTCAAAGATTACAATAATGTCaaaataatttttaaatttggggtttctcTTCGTCTCCGCTCATACTAGCTACATTATGTTCAGATTCAGTAGATGGTTATAGCTTGGGAGGTATTTGGGCAAATCCAAAGAATGTTAATGTATAAAATGATATACATCCAAAAGTAACTTTAAAAATCCATCCAGTGCAAATGATTTGGGTGAGAAGACACTATATCAGAAACAAAATTTCCAATGGAGATTCAAGGTTAATTTTAGGAAGACGACAAAGATTGTATGTGATTCAAGTTGGACTTGTTCTGATGGTGGATACCACAATGTCCAGTTTACGGCTTACAAAGCAAAAAGAAATTGGAGGAAATATTGTAAAAAATCCTTGTTATTGGAGCATTCGTCAAGTTGGTGGCTATGGGGTGGTTGGCCTGAAACGGATAACAAGATTCCGTTTCAAAAGATGTTGTCTTACTGATGATTCTAGACTAGTATCATGTGGATAATATCGTGAAGGAAGACTACTAGGTGTCATGAGGAGTATTCGTTATTTCTTCTTTATGTATTTGTGTTTGTTGATGTATTTGGTTCTGATGAAAATGAAATATTTATTGAAAAAATAATAGAAATACTTTTTATTAATTTGTTCACATGCTATCCTTGTAGATCATTCTCTCTGGAGAAATGAAAATAACTTCTAAAAGAGGCAAAATATATGTAGGTTGTGCTACAAATGTTTGAATTGCTTGGCGTAGCCATAGATTGTTACCACCAAAGGGAACACGATTTCCCTGTAAGAACATAAATCACCGCTTCCATAGACGAGGTTGGAGATCGAACCCTATAAGAACATAAAGCCTAGGTTGGAGATCGAACCCACTTTTAGGAATCACACTCTTTCTTACTTACCAAAAAATCATAACTTCTAGggactaggggtgtaaataatactaGAAAAAAAATCAGCCTGCGTGTATCCGCCTGAGCttgcctgtacccgaagtagcctaAAGTCTGTTATGGTCCGTCACAGACCGCCTGCCTGGTTCCCGGCATGAAAGCCTTCTTTATGCCATCAATCATTtagtatcctcttaaaaagacttaaaagataCCATTTTATGATTGTCAATTGTgtatttagaaaaataaaatatatagttgtttttacttataattaaccttttcaaaacattaatgttaatatattttcttatttagaaagtttattgtactataattaattatttattatagactaaaataagaaatttgtcattgtaatttaaatataaaataatactattacTTATGATATGCAATGTTAGAAAGaaaaggatattgtattaaaaataaataaatttaatactatccatttgaaaatttaaacttttttaacaaaaaaaatattttcaaaatagtgGCTTCTCCGGTctgatctggcctgcccgtataaaaaacgGGCTCTGAGTGgactttgggtagcaaattatctacttttatCCGGCCTGCCCGGCCTGATTTTTTTACAGGCTcgcaaatattaagcctggcctacCCGACCTGTCTTAGTTTTTAGGCCGGGCGGCCaagcctgcccgaatttacacccctactagGGACCAACTTTACTATCCATCTTTCTTGGACCTGGCCTTCTTGTGCGCTCACCAATGGAAAGATGGCTGGTCCTCAAttcagaaacaaaagaaaaccatTGCACAAAACCCTTTATTTGCATCATGCCAACCCGTTGCATGCATCAAGAAGCCAGGTTAGCATAGCAATACGAAAGCAAATCTCAATAGTTTTTCAGATGAATTAAAACTGTTGCGTATTGGCTTTGACGGTAGATTCATTAGTTTCATTTCCTTATCTCTGATTGATTATCTACAGATCCTTAAATTACCTCTACTGAATTACTCCCATGCTGAATTTTCCATTGGTGCACAAACTTGCGAATTATTAGCTTCGGTTTAATTCTTAGATAATTCAAAACGGTTAATCAttgtttttttgattgtgtatcggTGAAGGACACTTAAAACaacctgaaattttataacataaAATTTTTGTTAATTATTATTAATGAGTATTATGATTCACATAGAACCAAATACATTAAGAACCCCAAATACATAATGAAGCAATAGACAACTGGAATATGAAGAATGCTGGAATAAAACCATACACGGTTGTCAGTCTAGAATCATTCATCGTAAGAAAACATCTTTTTGGGTGGAAACTTTATTGTAAGATAACCATCTCCTAAATAGCCACCATCTTGACGAAAGCTCCATCTACAATCATGTTCGCAATTGTACATCCAATCTCTTCTCGCTTTGTAAGCAAAAAACTCCTTTTTGTGGTCCTTTTTTGCATTAGGATCATACCAACTTAAATTGCACTTATACTTAGTTGTCTGCCAAAAATTAAAGttaaattttcaaaagaaaatttggttgtaATATAGTGTATACTCACCAAAATCATCTTTACTTGATCTACAATGGATGTTAAAAGCTACTTTAGGATCTATATCATTTCTCACAGTGACAGTTTTTGTCTTCCAAACAGTCTCCATACCGTTACCATCTGACATTGCACATGATAAGGTAAGAAGAGTGAAGAACGTGAACCTCGTGACCCAGAATGACTTCTATGTCTTTGAGAACACAAGTTTAAACGAGAAGGTCGAAACTCTTTTTTCGCAAGTTGATCACCTGTCCATTGATTGTTCTCGTAATGAGGAGCTAAATTACCATCTTCATGATGACAATGAGCGCCTCAAGCTGGAACTTCAACGAGTCAACAATTTTCTCCTTACTTCGAGGAGTCTCCACCTCTCGTCGTTGGCTGCCTATAAGAGACTGGAAGAAGATTACGAGCGCGTGATCAATAGTAAAAGTAAGGTTGTGGCTTATCTTTCGCAGGCCTCGTAATAAAGTAGTCGGTTTAAACGAAGAGGTTGACCGTCTAAAAAGGAAAGTGGAACTCCTTCAGGCTCAGCTAGATAACTCATCTCGCCCGAAGTGCATCAAATATTCTTCTCAAACCATGTCCATCGAACCTGGCAAAAACAAGGGTGCTCTTGTTATTCAATCCGACAAAGTTACCTCGAAGTATGGTCATGGTAAAGGCTGGGAAAATGCATATCACGAGTTATGTGTCCGGTTTCAAGAATCGGATATAACGATCTCCAAGCTGGATCATTTGTATACTGATATTCAAGAAACCTTGAATACCACTATCTTGCAGATGGAAGGTAGTTTTAGGTATGATTCCACATATCATTGATCGTCAAACTTCTAGTTCCTGATGAAGTTTTGTTTGGTTTTGCAAGTCCGAAGAGCGTCACAAGAGCCAAGTCCTCTGCCTTTCTCGTGAAAGGGATGAGTCACGCACAGAGATTCTTCGCCTTCAAAATGAGGTCAATGGTTTGAACGAGGATATGGACGAAATGCTTGAGTCTTCTGCGAAGGTGGAGAAATTAGCTCGCAAGAACACTCAGAGTTATCTGGTCTCTCTTTTTGGCAACTTCTGTGACGAGCAAGGCCTTCCTCATCCTACCTTTCCCTTGGAGGTGTTCTCCTATGACGAACAaccaaaggatgataatgtcatCTCTAGTGATGAATATAGGCTCACTGAAGATTGCGAGGAGCATAAGGCTGATGACACGAAGGTCGTGGAGGAAGAATCCAAGGGCGCTTCTGCTAGTACTGGTGTTGGTCTTAGTGGAGCGCGTGATGAAATTCCCGAGACAACCGTTACTTATAACGCCCTCCCTCAGCAGTAGCTTTAATTTTCTACAATCATTTTGGTTTTACGTCTGACTTCTTTAAAAACAATTTTTCTTTCTGGGCGCTCCCAATCTTGGGGGGCAAACATTTTAACTTCTTTGGGTagtattttgattgatttttgtgttattttctATTTTGCTAAGTATATATTTATTTAATATTATAATTTTATATTTCGCCAAGTATATACTTACCGAAGAAACATTCAAAAGAATAATGAAatttaaagtatatacttgcctcttattcttttgtgtGTTTCTGAAGTATGGTGTAGAGATATTTGATACCTCCCATATTTGCCTTAACCTTGCCAAATGCTTCCCTTCCTTTGGGTTCACGAAGCATCTTATATTGTATTACCTTATGTTCCGCCTGCATTCCTCATTTGGTCTTTGTTTTCAGCTTTCTTATGTTATTTGCTCTTGTTTTTGCCTCTTTCCTTTGACTCTTGCCCTTCTCGTCGGGGCGAAACGCTAAGCCTCGCGAGGATAATGTTAACcataaaatctaaaaatattaTCTCGCCTCCTTCAGTTCTGAAAGCCTTACCTTTGATaccttattttctttatcttccaaGAATTATCTCACCGCCTTTAGTTCTTATTCACATTCTGATTGTTATATGTTACTTTATACAAGGTCTTAGcgcgcctcctaattaaggtcttattttgcctcatcCTTTTTGAAGGATTTTAATTCGACGAAGAATCAGGAGCTTAttacccttgcgaataataatCCATCTACCTCGTTTTAACATTTATTATATTATTTTCTGCGACAATGCGACATGCCTAGCTGTCCCATGCACattagccccatgacattgccgtcttttttggtcacacatctccctaatctggagggtgccatccctttatattccccctgatttccccttcaaggaggttaaccctaacatgcatgttggtctcctcccatccagttattacgacagtcagttgttttcgtgacttcttatcaccTTCGCCGATATGGCTCGGGGTTACGAAgccacaccctaagtgaggtttctttgggatcgagtgcatcatagtcaataCTTGCCATACGGACATGGCCGGTAACGCcccagacgtcccaggcacccgcagctcaaccgaatacgtcggcgccttggtcatatttctgcaccccttactgaaggccatcataaaagggaccctcagaggataggtcttatcatttccCCTAGATTATATCCCTAagagttgttcacgacatgcgttaggtattgcctcttgcactttcatgcgaactagggtgcatgccgtggattctcagccttcctaggcgaaggttttaagtttccctagaaactgtttattTTATGAATCTTATTTGCTTCCTAATGTGAGGTCTTATCTTGCTCTTGTGAAATTCATATTCGTGATatgatttatcaaaattcataAAAATTATTGCTATCCTTTTGAAATTTTATACATTATCAATTGATAGATTGAATTAAGTACATTCATCTGGCTTCTATAACTCTTCCTTGATTATCAGTGTTCTTCTTCCATGTGAATATGCTCAGACTAATTTCTTTTCAATTCCTTCATTTGTACTTCGTTTCTGATCTTAGATAACGTCGTGAATAAAGGCTTCCTACTTGACAACGCATAGATGAATGAACGCACTAAATCTTCCTCTGAAATCCTTCCTTTTAGTTCTCTGCAGATCGCTTCCCATCTCGCCACTAGCCTTCGCagattttcattttttctttgccTTAACGAAAACAATGCTGCTATTTCTGGTTTCCATGGTTCGCTTCTTGCGCATTTATTCGTTAGTTTGGATTGCAGCCCGGTTGCCTTTTCTATTATTTGGGTATTGTTTCCTCTCCTACCGGACACCATCGATTGCTACATTAAATACTCTCTTTCTCTGAATTCTCTCCTGTTATTCTCTATGTCTTTCTTTAATTCTTCTCGTTCGTTTTGTTCCCCTCTCCCCTTGTTATCTCGCCGGTAGTCGAGATATCCTTCAGCTATCTTTTTCGGAATATATTCTCCTCTGTGTGCACTACTCCCCTCTTGCTTCCTTTTTAAATGATTGTTCTTGATTATAAGCTTCTCATTTTTTCTTTCCAACCTTATGCGTTCCTTCACTAAGTCTTCCCTCTTTCGTCTTTCTTGATAGAGTTCGTCCTTCAATCGctccaattcttcttcttctttgtaagcGCTTTTCCCTTTACCTATAGAATCATGCAACTCAACGCTTTCATCAGCCTCTTGTTCCAATGTTCTTTTATGCTTAGAAGTGTTTATCTTTTCTCCTCCTCCCGAGCTCGTTTTTATTTAACGGTAGGGGTTTCTTTCTCACTTCTCGATCCCTCGCTTCCTTCAgccgtttttcttttccttgcctTTTCACTTTTCTTTACCTCAGCTTTACCTCCCTTTTCTGGAGTCATCTCGCGCTCCATCTCACCATCACTCCTCATTTTTTCCTCTTTGTTTAAGTCCCTCCGTGTTGCGTCCAACTCTTCACATGTCCCGATTGTTAATACCATCAGTTGCTCCGCTCTTCTTTATTCGCACGCCTTTTTCCTTTGCTcgattttctttctttgtttctcttCATAGTTATGGACATCCTTCTTGATGAATCTTGCGCGTCCAGGAGATCTCCTCTTATCTCGCCAATCGTACTTGGCATGGGAAATCGTATTGCTTGATGATATGTAGATGCAATCCCTTTTATCCCGTGTATCCATGGTCTCCCTATGAGAGCATTGTATGGTGAGTCTATGTCTATCACGTAGACTGTGACTTTCATTTCCAGCTCGCCAGCAAAAAATTTTACAACTAGTTCTCCTTTCGGCTTAGATGCAACTCCGCTAAACCCATATATGTTGTACGTTGATGGCACGGGATACGAATCTTTGTACCCCATGGTTTTAAATGTGTGATAAAAGAGTATATCGACCGATCTCCTCGCACTAGTGGAAAATGTGCATTTGGCAACACACATCAGAGACTCTCAATAACCGTAGTTTGACCGTTGACCCGTCAGAGCAGTCCCTGATATAATAAAAAACCGGGAAAATTCTGAGAGCCTAGCTAAGCGTCTCACAATAACAAAATATATTTACTATTTTACCCCTCCTGGAGCTCCGATTCAGAGACGCCTAGCCGGGAGCTGCAGTTCTGATAGTTTCCCTGAGCGGGAAACTTGGCGCCATTTCCCACGGTCAAGATCTTTCCAACGTATGAACGGCTGGATTTCAACTTCGTTTTTATCGATCCTATATAAATCCCCTCGcatttctctctctctttactTCTCCTTCCCTAGCTTAGCCGCAGCCGAAACACTCACCTCCCTGAAACCTCTCACCATGAATCAGAACTCAACCATTAAATTTATCTAAATACCTAATAGAAACTCGATTTTCTACATATGTGAATTAACCTTCTACGTCTGTGAATTTAGTGCttatatggtttgattttctaaaCAAAATCGGGTAcaataattagggtttgaatttgagttttgaaatttttgtttTCTCTTAATTTGTTTTGCTATTTGTTTGATTATATTCATTGGGTTCTAATTATTTATCGTTTTTTGTTGATTTCAGTTTGATCTCTCAGTTAGGGTTTGAGTTTGTTTATCAGGTACAGGTAGGTTTcaatttgggttttaatttttttaatttcttttaacTGGAGTAGCTTTTTGCTTGATTATCTTCAGTGGGTTCTAACTATTTAtcgttattttttttgatttcagtCTGATCTCTCAGTTAGGGTTTGAGTTAGTTCATCAGGTAGGTTTcaatttgggttttaattttttaatttcttttaacTGTAGTAGCCTTGGTTGATCATCTTCAGTGGGTTATAACTATTTATAGTTCTTTTGTTGATTTCAGTTTGATCTTCAACAGCTTAAGTTGCAGGAAGATCTTCACAGGTATAATGATTTTGGTCTCgaatctgtgttatttttttcaagGATAAACCATGAATCACCCCATCTATCTAAAGACTGCCTAAAATGGTTTTGGATGAGGAACAACCACCAACCTATAATGAATACCTAAAGAACAAAT comes from Papaver somniferum cultivar HN1 unplaced genomic scaffold, ASM357369v1 unplaced-scaffold_158, whole genome shotgun sequence and encodes:
- the LOC113337201 gene encoding S-protein homolog 5-like; the protein is MSKSSILVLGSATAIFLNTLLVLSLFQAQTVEGIKTIWSKKTVTLQNDIGPNITLIIHCRSSEDDLGEQILYYKQNFQWRFSVNVWETTKFVCESSWKDATKGDGHSNRGYEEKFTAYSPTRDWHQRCNEDCFWSIRRDGGYYGDGKTEGESKFPFLKMFSYE